In a genomic window of Candidatus Binatia bacterium:
- a CDS encoding DDE-type integrase/transposase/recombinase: MRAADRFQHPTTRPNDLWQTDFTYLRVVSWGWYYLSTVLDDYSRYILAWTLGTAMKASDVTETLDLARAKAGVDEVAVVHRPRLLSDNGPCYVSGELATYLGRHGMEHTRGGRTIRKPRGRSSATTGR, translated from the coding sequence ATCCGGGCCGCCGATCGCTTCCAGCATCCGACGACGCGGCCCAACGACCTTTGGCAGACGGACTTCACGTACCTGCGCGTGGTGAGCTGGGGCTGGTACTACCTGTCGACCGTGCTCGACGACTACTCGCGCTACATCTTGGCGTGGACGCTCGGCACGGCGATGAAGGCGTCGGACGTGACCGAGACGCTTGATCTGGCGCGAGCGAAGGCAGGAGTCGACGAGGTGGCGGTCGTGCACCGACCTCGGCTGCTGAGCGACAACGGCCCTTGCTACGTCTCGGGCGAGCTGGCGACCTATCTTGGTCGTCACGGGATGGAGCACACGCGAGGAGGCCGTACCATCCGCAAACCCAGGGGAAGATCGAGCGCCACCACCGGTCGATGA
- a CDS encoding helix-turn-helix domain-containing protein: MIQLVEGSDLSVRRTLRELGVSRSIFYAWYERYREHGAAQARDAPSLESHS, from the coding sequence GTGATCCAGCTGGTGGAAGGCTCGGACCTGTCGGTGCGCCGCACGCTGCGCGAGCTGGGCGTGAGCCGCTCGATTTTCTACGCCTGGTACGAGCGCTACCGCGAGCATGGAGCCGCGCAAGCCCGCGACGCGCCGTCACTGGAATCGCATTCCTGA